A genomic region of Streptomyces diastaticus subsp. diastaticus contains the following coding sequences:
- a CDS encoding dolichyl-phosphate-mannose--protein mannosyltransferase translates to MTKTASSTGAPTDRPDPTSQLWPQRLRRFGYTARPRQGVRERLVPPYTEPDPRLWRHLGIGEATAGRLVALSAWGGPLLVALVAGVLRFWNLGSPKAVIFDETYYAKDAWALIHRGFEVSWPKNADSSVLADPSAVQIPTDASYVVHPPVGKYVIGIGEWLFGFEPFGWRFMTALLGTLSVLMLCRIGRRLFRSTFLGCLAGLLLAVDGLHFVMSRTALLDLVLMFFVLAAFGCLLIDRDRARARLAAALPVGADGVTRPDSGIAGTLRLGGRPWRLAAGLCLGLAFATKWNGLYILAAFGLLTVAWDVGARRVAGARRPYAAVLRRDILPAFVSTVPVAIATYVASWAAWIASPADGTGGYYRDWAATAGQGGSFTWLPDWLRSLWHYENKVYDFHVGLNSGHTYESNPWSWLVAGRPVSYFYESPAPGKDGCPAGTVDKCAREVLALGTPALWWAACFAVAYCLWRWGLRRDWRAGALLCGVAAGYLPWFAYQERTIFVFYAVVFVPFLCLALAMFLGALIGPPGSSERRRMAGAATAGVIVLLVLWNFIYFWPLYTGEPIPVDQWQQRMWLDTWV, encoded by the coding sequence GTGACCAAGACCGCCTCCTCGACCGGGGCCCCCACGGACCGGCCCGACCCGACCTCGCAGCTGTGGCCGCAGCGGCTGCGCAGATTCGGGTACACGGCGCGCCCGCGACAGGGGGTGCGGGAGCGGCTGGTGCCGCCGTACACCGAGCCCGATCCGCGGCTCTGGCGCCACCTGGGCATCGGCGAGGCGACGGCGGGGCGGCTGGTGGCCCTCTCCGCGTGGGGCGGGCCGCTGCTGGTGGCACTGGTCGCCGGGGTGCTGCGGTTCTGGAACCTGGGCAGCCCGAAGGCGGTGATATTCGACGAGACGTACTACGCCAAGGACGCGTGGGCGCTCATCCACCGGGGCTTCGAGGTGAGCTGGCCGAAGAACGCCGACTCCTCCGTCCTCGCCGATCCGTCCGCCGTCCAGATCCCCACGGACGCCTCGTACGTCGTCCATCCGCCGGTCGGCAAGTACGTCATCGGGATCGGCGAGTGGCTGTTCGGGTTCGAGCCGTTCGGCTGGCGGTTCATGACCGCGCTGCTCGGCACCCTGTCGGTGCTGATGCTCTGCCGGATCGGCCGCCGCCTGTTCCGCTCCACCTTCCTCGGCTGCCTGGCCGGGCTGCTGCTGGCCGTCGACGGCCTGCACTTCGTGATGAGCCGCACCGCCCTGCTCGACCTGGTGCTGATGTTCTTCGTCCTGGCCGCCTTCGGCTGCCTGCTCATCGACCGCGACAGGGCGAGGGCCCGGCTGGCGGCGGCGCTCCCGGTCGGCGCGGACGGCGTCACCCGCCCCGACTCCGGCATCGCCGGCACCCTGCGCCTCGGCGGGCGCCCCTGGCGCCTCGCGGCCGGCCTGTGCCTGGGCCTCGCCTTCGCCACCAAGTGGAACGGCCTGTACATCCTGGCCGCCTTCGGCCTGCTCACCGTCGCCTGGGACGTCGGCGCCCGCCGTGTCGCCGGAGCCCGCCGCCCCTACGCCGCCGTGCTCCGCCGCGACATCCTCCCCGCCTTCGTCTCCACGGTCCCGGTCGCGATCGCCACCTACGTCGCCTCCTGGGCCGCCTGGATCGCCTCCCCCGCCGACGGCACCGGCGGCTACTACCGCGACTGGGCCGCCACCGCCGGGCAGGGCGGCTCCTTCACCTGGCTCCCCGACTGGCTGCGCAGCCTGTGGCACTACGAGAACAAGGTCTACGACTTCCACGTCGGCCTGAACTCCGGCCACACCTACGAGTCCAACCCCTGGTCCTGGCTGGTCGCCGGCCGCCCCGTCTCGTACTTCTACGAGTCCCCGGCCCCCGGCAAGGACGGCTGCCCCGCCGGCACCGTGGACAAGTGCGCCCGCGAGGTCCTCGCCCTCGGCACCCCCGCCCTGTGGTGGGCCGCCTGCTTCGCCGTCGCCTACTGCCTCTGGCGCTGGGGCCTGCGCCGCGACTGGCGCGCCGGCGCCCTCCTGTGCGGCGTCGCCGCGGGCTACCTCCCCTGGTTCGCCTACCAGGAACGCACCATCTTCGTCTTCTACGCCGTCGTCTTCGTCCCCTTCCTCTGCCTCGCCCTCGCCATGTTCCTCGGCGCGCTCATCGGCCCACCCGGCTCCTCGGAACGCCGCCGCATGGCGGGCGCCGCGACGGCAGGCGTGATCGTCCTCCTCGTCCTGTGGAACTTCATCTACTTCTGGCCGCTGTACACGGGGGAGCCGATCCCGGTGGACCAGTGGCAGCAGAGGATGTGGCTGGACACCTGGGTGTAG
- the rsmA gene encoding 16S rRNA (adenine(1518)-N(6)/adenine(1519)-N(6))-dimethyltransferase RsmA: MSPGQDALLGPGDIRDLATALGVRPTKQRGQNFVIDANTVRRIIRTADVRPDDVVVEVGPGLGSLTLGLLETADRVVAVEIDDTLAAALPATVEARLPARAAHFALVHADALRVTELPGPPPTALVANLPYNVAVPVLLHMLERFPTIERTLVMVQAEVADRLAAAPGSKVYGVPSVKANWYAEVKRAGAIGRNVFWPAPNVDSGLVSLVRRAEPPATKARREQVFAVVDAAFAQRRKTLRAALSGWAGSAAAAEAALVAAGISPQARGESLTVEEFAAIAEHAPAR; encoded by the coding sequence CTGTCCCCCGGACAGGACGCCCTCCTCGGCCCGGGCGACATCCGCGACCTAGCCACGGCCCTGGGCGTACGCCCCACCAAGCAGCGCGGCCAGAACTTCGTCATCGACGCGAACACCGTCCGCCGGATCATCCGCACCGCCGACGTCCGCCCCGACGACGTGGTGGTGGAGGTCGGCCCGGGCCTCGGCTCCCTGACCCTGGGCCTCCTGGAGACCGCGGACCGGGTGGTCGCGGTGGAGATCGACGACACCCTCGCCGCCGCGCTCCCCGCCACCGTGGAGGCCCGGCTCCCCGCGCGCGCGGCGCACTTCGCGCTGGTCCACGCCGACGCCCTGCGCGTCACCGAGCTGCCGGGCCCGCCGCCCACCGCGCTCGTCGCCAACCTGCCGTACAACGTCGCCGTCCCCGTGCTGCTGCACATGCTGGAGCGGTTCCCCACCATCGAGCGGACGCTCGTCATGGTGCAGGCCGAGGTCGCGGACCGGCTCGCCGCCGCCCCCGGCTCGAAGGTGTACGGCGTGCCCTCGGTGAAGGCGAACTGGTACGCCGAGGTCAAGCGGGCCGGCGCGATCGGCCGGAACGTCTTCTGGCCCGCGCCCAACGTCGACAGCGGCCTGGTCTCCCTGGTCCGCCGTGCCGAGCCCCCGGCGACGAAGGCCCGCCGCGAGCAGGTCTTCGCGGTGGTCGACGCCGCCTTCGCCCAGCGCCGCAAGACGCTGCGGGCCGCCCTGTCCGGCTGGGCCGGGTCGGCCGCGGCCGCCGAGGCCGCGCTGGTCGCCGCCGGGATCTCCCCGCAGGCCAGGGGCGAGTCGCTGACGGTCGAGGAGTTCGCCGCCATCGCCGAGCACGCTCCCGCCCGCTGA
- a CDS encoding ABC-F family ATP-binding cassette domain-containing protein, which yields MAVNLVNVETVSKVYGTRALLDGVSLGVSEGDRIGVVGRNGDGKTTLVRMLAKLEEADTGRVTHSGGLRLGVLTQHDSLDPAATVRQEIIGDLADHEWAGDAKIRDVLTGLFGGLDLPGFPQGLETVIGPLSGGERRRIALAKLLIGEPDLIVLDEPTNHLDVEGISWLAGHLRARRSALVCVTHDRWFLDQVCTRMWDVQRGTVHEYEGGYSDYVFARAERERRAATEETKRQNLMRKELAWLRRGAPARTSKPRYRIEAANELIADVPPPRDTSELMKFASARLGKTVFDLEDVTVQAGPKVLLEHLTWQLGPGDRIGLVGVNGAGKTSLLRTLTEAARTGGEVQPVAGKVAVGKTVKLAHLSQEVAELDPATRVLEAVQQVKDRVDLGKGREMTAGQLCEKFGFTKEKQWTPVGDLSGGERRRLQILRLLMDEPNVLFLDEPTNDLDIETLTQLEDLLDGWPGSMIVISHDRFFIERTTDRVFALLGDGALRMLPRGVDEYLERRQRMAETASPAPAPVQEEGRKEKPAADQRAAKKELQRLERQLDKISTREQKLHTRIAENATDFAKVAELDAELRQLSGEREELEMRWLELAEDAE from the coding sequence ATGGCCGTCAATCTGGTCAACGTCGAGACCGTCAGCAAGGTCTACGGCACCCGTGCCCTGCTCGACGGGGTGTCGCTCGGGGTCTCCGAGGGCGACCGGATCGGCGTCGTCGGCCGCAACGGCGACGGCAAGACCACCCTCGTCCGGATGCTCGCCAAGCTGGAGGAGGCCGACACCGGCCGCGTCACCCACAGCGGCGGACTGCGGCTCGGCGTCCTCACCCAGCACGACTCGCTCGACCCGGCCGCCACCGTCCGCCAGGAGATCATCGGCGACCTCGCCGACCACGAGTGGGCGGGCGACGCCAAGATCCGCGACGTGCTCACCGGCCTCTTCGGCGGACTGGACCTGCCCGGCTTCCCGCAGGGCCTGGAAACGGTCATCGGCCCGCTCTCCGGCGGCGAGCGCCGCCGCATCGCGCTGGCCAAGCTGCTCATCGGCGAACCCGACCTGATCGTCCTGGACGAGCCGACCAACCACCTCGACGTCGAGGGCATCTCCTGGCTCGCCGGACACCTGCGGGCCCGCCGTTCCGCCCTCGTCTGCGTCACGCACGACCGCTGGTTCCTCGACCAGGTCTGCACCCGTATGTGGGACGTGCAGCGCGGCACGGTCCACGAGTACGAGGGCGGCTACAGCGACTACGTCTTCGCCCGCGCCGAGCGCGAACGGCGGGCCGCCACCGAGGAGACCAAGCGGCAGAACCTCATGCGCAAGGAGCTGGCCTGGCTGCGCCGCGGCGCCCCGGCCCGCACCTCCAAGCCCCGCTACCGCATCGAGGCGGCCAACGAGCTGATCGCCGACGTGCCCCCGCCGCGCGACACCAGCGAGCTGATGAAGTTCGCCTCCGCCCGGCTCGGCAAGACCGTCTTCGACCTGGAGGACGTCACCGTGCAGGCCGGGCCCAAGGTGCTGCTCGAGCACCTGACCTGGCAGCTCGGCCCCGGCGACCGCATCGGCCTGGTCGGCGTCAACGGCGCCGGCAAGACCTCGCTGCTGCGCACCCTCACCGAGGCGGCCCGTACCGGCGGCGAGGTCCAGCCCGTCGCGGGCAAGGTGGCCGTCGGCAAGACGGTCAAGCTCGCCCACCTCTCCCAGGAGGTCGCCGAACTCGACCCGGCCACCCGGGTCCTGGAGGCCGTCCAGCAGGTCAAGGACCGGGTCGACCTCGGCAAGGGCCGGGAGATGACGGCCGGGCAGCTCTGCGAGAAGTTCGGCTTCACCAAGGAGAAGCAGTGGACGCCGGTCGGTGACCTCTCCGGCGGTGAGCGCCGCCGCCTGCAGATCCTCCGGCTCCTCATGGACGAGCCCAACGTCCTCTTCCTCGACGAGCCCACCAACGACCTGGACATCGAGACGCTCACGCAGCTGGAGGACCTGCTCGACGGCTGGCCCGGCTCGATGATCGTCATCTCCCACGACCGGTTCTTCATCGAGCGCACCACCGACCGGGTCTTCGCCCTCCTCGGCGACGGAGCCCTGAGGATGCTGCCGCGCGGTGTCGACGAGTACCTGGAGCGCAGGCAGCGGATGGCCGAGACGGCGAGCCCGGCCCCGGCCCCCGTCCAGGAGGAGGGGCGCAAGGAGAAGCCGGCCGCCGACCAGCGGGCCGCGAAGAAGGAGCTCCAGCGGCTGGAGCGGCAGCTCGACAAGATCTCCACGCGCGAGCAGAAGCTGCACACGCGGATCGCGGAGAACGCCACAGACTTCGCGAAGGTGGCCGAGCTGGACGCGGAGCTGCGTCAACTCTCAGGCGAACGCGAGGAGTTGGAAATGCGCTGGCTGGAGCTGGCGGAGGACGCCGAGTAG
- a CDS encoding TatD family hydrolase: MSREGREQGAPPLPEALTVEVADSHTHVDMQADSMDETLAKAASVGVTTLVQVGCDVAGSRWAAEVAGEYERVHAAVALHPNEAPRVVLGDPDGWSRQGARPAGGEAALDEALDQIEALAALPQVLGVGETGLDHFRTGPEGMAAQEHSFRAHIELAKRHDKALVIHDREAHADVLRILREEGAPDRTVFHCFSGDAEMAETCARHGYFMSFAGNITFKNAQPLRDALKAAPRELLLVETDAPFLTPAPHRGRPNAPYLIPLTVRAMAKTREESTEELAKALAANTARAFGYPLGD; encoded by the coding sequence ATGAGTCGTGAAGGTCGTGAACAAGGGGCGCCGCCGCTGCCGGAGGCGCTGACGGTCGAGGTCGCCGATTCCCACACGCATGTCGACATGCAGGCGGACTCGATGGACGAGACCCTGGCCAAGGCGGCCTCCGTCGGTGTGACCACGCTGGTGCAGGTCGGCTGCGACGTGGCTGGTTCCCGCTGGGCCGCCGAGGTCGCCGGGGAGTACGAGCGGGTCCACGCCGCCGTCGCCCTGCACCCCAACGAGGCCCCGCGCGTCGTCCTCGGCGACCCCGACGGCTGGTCCCGCCAGGGTGCGCGCCCGGCAGGCGGTGAGGCCGCCCTCGACGAGGCCCTCGACCAGATCGAGGCACTGGCGGCCCTGCCCCAGGTCCTCGGCGTCGGCGAGACCGGCCTCGACCACTTCCGCACCGGCCCCGAGGGCATGGCCGCCCAGGAACACTCCTTCCGCGCCCACATCGAACTGGCCAAGCGCCACGACAAGGCCCTGGTGATCCACGACCGCGAGGCCCACGCCGACGTCCTGCGCATCCTCCGCGAGGAGGGCGCCCCCGACCGCACCGTCTTCCACTGCTTCTCCGGCGACGCCGAGATGGCCGAGACCTGCGCGCGCCACGGCTACTTCATGTCCTTCGCCGGAAACATCACCTTCAAGAACGCCCAGCCGCTGCGCGACGCCCTCAAGGCCGCCCCGCGGGAACTCCTCCTGGTGGAGACCGACGCCCCCTTCCTCACGCCGGCCCCCCACCGAGGCCGCCCCAACGCCCCGTACCTCATCCCCCTCACGGTCCGCGCCATGGCCAAGACCCGGGAGGAATCCACCGAGGAGCTGGCCAAGGCCCTCGCCGCCAACACCGCCCGAGCCTTCGGCTACCCCCTCGGAGACTGA
- a CDS encoding DUF1330 domain-containing protein: MPAYVIAHLQDSAPHPDIAEYIERLPATFEPYGGRFLVHVTPHETVEGTWPGAVVMIGFPDLPQARAWWNSPAYQEAAPLRSRHIEGDIIIVEGVPEGYDPTETAKAMREAAGE; the protein is encoded by the coding sequence GTGCCCGCGTACGTCATCGCCCATCTCCAGGACTCCGCGCCGCACCCCGACATCGCCGAGTACATCGAACGCCTCCCCGCGACCTTCGAGCCGTACGGCGGCCGCTTCCTCGTCCACGTCACCCCGCACGAGACGGTCGAGGGCACCTGGCCCGGCGCCGTCGTCATGATCGGCTTCCCCGACCTCCCCCAGGCCAGGGCCTGGTGGAACTCGCCGGCGTACCAGGAGGCAGCCCCCCTGCGCTCCCGGCACATCGAGGGCGACATCATCATCGTCGAAGGGGTCCCGGAGGGGTACGACCCGACCGAGACGGCGAAGGCGATGCGGGAGGCGGCGGGCGAATAG
- the rsmI gene encoding 16S rRNA (cytidine(1402)-2'-O)-methyltransferase, whose translation MTGTGTLVLAGTPIGDTADAPPRLAAELERADVIAAEDTRRLRRLTQALGVHTTGRTVSYFEGNESARTPELVEELAQGARVLLVTDAGMPSVSDPGYRLVAAAVERGLRVTAVPGPSAVLTALALSGLPVDRFCFEGFLPRKAGERLGRLREVAGERRTLVYFEAPHRLTATLEAMTEVFGAERRAAVCRELTKTYEEVRRGGLGELAVWAAEGVRGEITIVVEGAPEAGPAGLDDAELVRRVRDREEAGERRKEAIAAVAAEAGLPKRQVFDAVVAAKNAERNGPK comes from the coding sequence GTGACAGGAACCGGAACCCTCGTACTCGCAGGCACCCCCATCGGCGACACCGCCGACGCCCCGCCCCGGCTCGCCGCCGAGCTGGAGCGCGCCGACGTCATCGCCGCCGAGGACACCCGCCGGCTGCGCCGCCTCACCCAGGCCCTCGGCGTCCACACCACCGGACGCACCGTCTCCTACTTCGAGGGCAACGAGAGCGCCCGCACCCCCGAGCTGGTCGAGGAGCTGGCCCAGGGCGCCCGGGTGCTGCTGGTCACCGACGCGGGCATGCCCTCGGTCTCCGACCCCGGCTACCGGCTGGTCGCCGCCGCCGTCGAGCGGGGCCTGCGCGTCACCGCGGTGCCCGGCCCGTCCGCCGTCCTGACCGCGCTCGCCCTCTCCGGACTGCCGGTGGACCGGTTCTGCTTCGAGGGGTTCCTGCCGCGCAAGGCCGGGGAGCGGCTCGGGCGGCTGCGCGAGGTCGCCGGCGAGCGCCGCACCCTGGTCTACTTCGAGGCGCCGCACCGGCTCACCGCCACCCTGGAGGCGATGACCGAGGTCTTCGGCGCCGAGCGCCGCGCCGCCGTCTGCCGGGAGCTGACCAAGACGTACGAGGAGGTGCGGCGCGGCGGCCTCGGCGAGCTGGCCGTGTGGGCGGCGGAGGGGGTGCGCGGCGAGATCACGATCGTGGTCGAGGGGGCGCCCGAGGCCGGGCCCGCCGGTCTGGACGACGCGGAGCTGGTGCGCCGGGTCCGGGACCGCGAGGAGGCGGGGGAGCGCCGCAAGGAGGCCATCGCCGCCGTCGCCGCCGAGGCGGGGCTGCCCAAGCGGCAGGTCTTCGATGCCGTCGTCGCGGCAAAGAACGCGGAACGAAACGGACCGAAGTGA
- a CDS encoding 4-(cytidine 5'-diphospho)-2-C-methyl-D-erythritol kinase — protein MSITVRVPAKVNVQLAVGAPRPDGYHDLANVFLAVGLYDTVTATPAEGLRLTVTGPDAAQVPLDGSNLAARAALALAERAGRTADVHLHIAKDIPVAGGMAGGSADAAAALVACDALWGLDTPHEVLLSICADLGSDVPFSLVGEAALGTGRGERLQPLEVGGTFHWVFAAADCGLSTPAVYREYDRLCEGREVPAPTASPELLAALREGDPHALAAAVGNDLQAAALSLHPALAATLAAGTGAGALAALVSGSGPTTAFLAEDAPAAARIAEALTASGTCRSARVAASPAPGATVVGQDPDRDTVAARGADQR, from the coding sequence GTGAGCATCACGGTCCGCGTCCCCGCCAAGGTCAACGTCCAGCTCGCGGTGGGCGCCCCGCGCCCCGACGGTTACCACGACCTGGCCAACGTCTTCCTCGCCGTCGGCCTGTACGACACCGTCACCGCGACCCCCGCCGAGGGCCTGCGCCTCACGGTCACCGGCCCCGACGCCGCCCAGGTCCCCCTGGACGGCTCCAACCTCGCCGCCCGCGCCGCCCTGGCGCTGGCCGAGCGTGCCGGGCGTACCGCCGACGTGCACCTGCACATCGCCAAGGACATCCCGGTGGCCGGCGGCATGGCCGGCGGCAGCGCCGACGCGGCCGCCGCCCTGGTGGCCTGCGACGCCCTGTGGGGCCTGGACACCCCGCACGAGGTGCTGCTCAGCATCTGCGCCGACCTCGGCAGCGACGTGCCGTTCAGCCTGGTCGGCGAGGCCGCGCTCGGCACCGGGCGGGGCGAGAGGCTCCAGCCGCTGGAGGTCGGCGGCACCTTCCACTGGGTCTTCGCCGCCGCCGACTGCGGCCTGTCCACCCCGGCGGTCTACCGCGAGTACGACCGGCTCTGCGAGGGCCGCGAGGTGCCCGCGCCGACCGCCTCCCCCGAGCTGCTGGCCGCCCTGCGGGAGGGCGACCCCCACGCCCTGGCCGCCGCCGTCGGCAACGACCTCCAGGCGGCCGCGCTCTCCCTGCACCCGGCGCTCGCCGCCACCCTCGCCGCGGGCACCGGGGCGGGGGCGCTCGCCGCGCTGGTCTCCGGCTCCGGCCCCACCACCGCCTTCCTCGCCGAGGACGCCCCGGCCGCCGCCCGCATCGCCGAGGCCCTCACCGCCTCCGGCACCTGCCGCAGCGCCCGCGTCGCCGCCTCCCCGGCCCCGGGCGCCACGGTGGTCGGCCAGGACCCGGACCGCGACACCGTGGCCGCGCGCGGCGCCGACCAGCGCTGA
- a CDS encoding beta-N-acetylhexosaminidase family protein, translated as MPRRRHRSTSTCLLVATATAFSCLAPVAAARSSPAGAAEAADVRLPPVSPTPRSMERVGDDAAVTRRVTVVADEETDAAARDRLVRELKAHGAHRVDVVAPDAVPGPAAKSLTVRLGPAVRGDIARSLAGTSVPGQAEGYALRVAGGRSGGSVTLAGTDATGQFYAVQSLRQLFQRAGGAWRIAGAAVSDHPAMPLRGTVEGFYGTPWTHAERLDQMDFHGDVKANTYIYAPKDDPYHRDKWREPYPEDKAAELGELVERATANHVRFTFAVSPGASVCYSDPDHVEDLKAKLQALYDLGTRAFSVPLDDIDYTSWNCEADRAAYGEPGREAAARAQSDLLNDVQRTFIATHEGSHPLQTVPTEYGDLTDTAYKQTLRTRLDGEVEVMWTGTDVVPPEITNDQAEAASALFGRKVFVWDNYPVNDFGNTSGRLLLAPYDKREAGLSGHLAGIVANPMNQPYASKAAVFGAAAFTWNDTAYDAEATWRQAMAYLAGGDRRATGALLVLGDLEHLAPTFGDTPWQPQAPELARRTAAFWRTWDAGEEAGAVRALRPYAKAIAEAPATIRSGAVEPGFVTDAAPWLDATALWGEAAVAMTGALDAWQSGDQDEARRLVRESEGYQEQARAVRVDPPRNSWGAVRPKVGDGVLDAFLAEAADRLA; from the coding sequence GTGCCTCGTCGTCGTCACCGCTCCACCAGCACCTGCCTGCTCGTCGCCACCGCGACCGCGTTCTCCTGCCTGGCCCCCGTGGCGGCCGCCCGTTCCTCGCCCGCCGGGGCGGCCGAGGCGGCCGACGTCCGGCTGCCCCCGGTGTCGCCCACCCCGCGGTCCATGGAGCGCGTGGGGGACGACGCCGCCGTCACCCGGCGGGTGACCGTGGTCGCGGACGAGGAGACCGACGCCGCCGCCCGGGACCGCCTGGTCCGCGAGCTGAAGGCGCACGGGGCGCACCGCGTCGACGTGGTCGCCCCCGACGCCGTACCGGGGCCGGCCGCGAAGTCGCTGACCGTACGCCTCGGACCGGCCGTCCGCGGCGACATCGCCCGCTCGCTGGCGGGGACCTCCGTGCCCGGGCAGGCGGAGGGGTACGCCCTGCGGGTCGCGGGAGGCCGCTCCGGCGGCTCGGTGACGCTCGCGGGCACGGACGCCACCGGGCAGTTCTACGCGGTGCAGAGCCTGCGCCAGCTCTTCCAGCGGGCCGGCGGCGCCTGGAGGATCGCCGGTGCCGCCGTCTCCGACCACCCGGCCATGCCCCTGCGCGGCACCGTCGAAGGCTTCTACGGCACCCCCTGGACCCACGCCGAACGCCTCGACCAGATGGACTTCCACGGCGACGTGAAGGCCAACACCTACATCTACGCCCCCAAGGACGACCCCTACCACCGCGACAAGTGGCGGGAGCCCTACCCCGAGGACAAGGCCGCCGAGCTGGGCGAACTGGTCGAGCGCGCCACCGCCAACCACGTCCGTTTCACCTTCGCCGTCTCACCCGGCGCCTCGGTCTGCTACTCCGACCCGGACCACGTCGAGGACCTCAAGGCCAAACTCCAGGCCCTCTACGACCTCGGCACCCGCGCCTTCTCCGTCCCGCTGGACGACATCGACTACACGAGCTGGAACTGCGAGGCGGACCGCGCCGCCTACGGCGAACCCGGCCGGGAGGCGGCCGCCCGCGCCCAGAGCGACCTCCTCAACGACGTGCAGCGCACCTTCATCGCCACCCACGAGGGCAGCCACCCGCTCCAGACGGTCCCCACCGAGTACGGCGACCTCACCGACACCGCCTACAAGCAGACGCTCCGCACGCGGCTCGACGGTGAGGTCGAGGTGATGTGGACCGGCACCGACGTGGTCCCGCCGGAGATCACCAACGACCAGGCCGAGGCGGCCTCCGCGCTGTTCGGCCGGAAGGTCTTCGTCTGGGACAACTACCCGGTCAACGACTTCGGCAACACCAGCGGCCGTCTGCTGCTCGCCCCCTACGACAAGCGTGAGGCGGGCCTCTCCGGCCACCTCGCCGGCATCGTCGCCAACCCGATGAACCAGCCGTACGCCAGCAAGGCCGCCGTCTTCGGCGCGGCGGCCTTCACCTGGAACGACACCGCGTACGACGCCGAGGCCACCTGGCGGCAGGCGATGGCGTACCTGGCGGGCGGCGACCGCCGGGCGACCGGGGCGCTGCTGGTCCTCGGCGACCTGGAACACCTGGCGCCCACCTTCGGCGACACCCCCTGGCAGCCCCAGGCGCCCGAGCTGGCCCGGCGCACCGCCGCCTTCTGGCGGACCTGGGACGCGGGCGAGGAGGCCGGCGCCGTCCGCGCGCTCAGGCCGTACGCGAAGGCGATCGCCGAGGCGCCCGCCACGATCCGGAGCGGCGCCGTCGAGCCCGGCTTCGTCACCGACGCCGCCCCGTGGCTCGACGCCACCGCCCTCTGGGGCGAGGCGGCCGTCGCCATGACCGGCGCCCTCGACGCCTGGCAGTCCGGGGACCAGGACGAGGCCCGCCGGCTGGTGCGGGAGTCCGAGGGCTACCAGGAGCAGGCCCGGGCCGTCCGCGTCGACCCGCCCCGCAACTCCTGGGGCGCGGTCCGGCCGAAGGTCGGGGACGGCGTCCTGGACGCCTTCCTCGCCGAGGCCGCCGACCGCCTGGCCTGA